From a single Candidatus Brevundimonas phytovorans genomic region:
- a CDS encoding tetratricopeptide repeat protein translates to MRFAFRRSALFAAASLIALGLAAPSLAQDAPQTPPVQDAPVQAEPDVEPSSEPDAATPMDAQDPEAVEVDVPATPETAPIPAVWSPIPTDAEGRSAYGYYLAGRNALTSGESEAGADYLARVEALTPEQPRVREQAFTASLLAGDLDIAARIAPEGEGVSPVIVQAGRLVAAVQTFVHGDARKADAMLKAAPIGEPHARAGLYVQPWIAAAAGDWDRALALPPTDLDPISTLVARANRARLLELRRRYDEADAEWRDLTSHALASRLFRLPYGEFLERRGKRDLALAQYDAAVAAGSTDRATMTARARVLAKGRPPSAPSYRKGAALALKTAADQIIAQRALEFAVVYLRLALNLEPSDENRFFIGQTLQQAELEPAARAVFAQVGRHDAELYAAARVQSALSLEKDGQADAALVELRRAAEARPEEASIAYLLAGQLVQMKRFDEGLAVLNGPLLATADQGFEVNFLRGAAYEALGRKAEAEAELWAALQKQPNNPTVLNYLGYLWVDTGTRVEQGAEMIARAFAADPSDGNIQDSLGWAQYRRGLFDQAVENLEQAVAKEPANAEINDHLGDAYWAVGRQREAGFQWNRVLTLEVEPERKAEVEAKLRDKLGQEPTDDTGAGVAD, encoded by the coding sequence ATGCGCTTCGCCTTCCGCCGCTCCGCCCTGTTCGCCGCCGCCTCGCTGATCGCGTTGGGCCTGGCCGCGCCGTCCCTGGCGCAAGACGCCCCGCAGACGCCGCCCGTTCAGGATGCGCCTGTTCAAGCCGAGCCGGATGTTGAGCCGTCGTCCGAGCCGGACGCGGCGACCCCGATGGACGCTCAGGACCCCGAGGCCGTCGAGGTCGACGTTCCCGCCACGCCGGAAACGGCGCCCATTCCCGCCGTCTGGTCCCCGATCCCGACCGATGCCGAGGGCCGCAGCGCCTACGGCTACTATCTGGCGGGCCGCAACGCTCTGACCAGCGGCGAGAGCGAGGCGGGCGCCGACTATCTGGCGCGCGTCGAGGCCCTGACCCCCGAACAGCCCCGCGTGCGCGAACAGGCCTTCACCGCCTCGCTGCTGGCGGGCGATCTCGACATCGCCGCCCGCATCGCCCCGGAAGGCGAGGGCGTTTCGCCCGTCATCGTCCAGGCCGGTCGTCTGGTTGCGGCGGTGCAGACCTTTGTCCACGGCGACGCGCGCAAGGCCGACGCCATGCTCAAGGCCGCCCCGATCGGCGAGCCCCACGCCCGCGCCGGCCTCTATGTCCAGCCGTGGATCGCGGCGGCCGCCGGCGACTGGGATCGCGCCCTGGCTCTGCCGCCGACCGATCTGGACCCGATCAGCACCCTGGTGGCCCGCGCCAATCGCGCCCGTCTGCTGGAGCTGCGCCGCCGCTATGACGAGGCCGACGCCGAATGGCGCGACCTGACCAGCCACGCCCTGGCCTCGCGCCTGTTCCGCCTGCCCTACGGCGAGTTCCTGGAACGGCGCGGCAAGCGGGATCTGGCCCTGGCCCAGTATGACGCCGCCGTGGCCGCCGGCTCCACCGACCGCGCCACGATGACAGCCCGTGCTCGCGTCCTGGCCAAGGGCCGCCCGCCATCCGCGCCCAGCTATCGCAAGGGCGCGGCCCTGGCGCTGAAGACCGCTGCGGATCAGATCATCGCCCAGCGCGCGCTGGAGTTCGCCGTCGTCTATTTGCGCCTGGCCCTGAACCTTGAGCCCTCCGACGAGAACCGCTTCTTCATTGGCCAGACCCTGCAACAGGCGGAGTTGGAGCCGGCGGCCCGCGCGGTCTTCGCCCAGGTGGGTCGTCACGATGCCGAGCTTTACGCCGCCGCCCGCGTGCAGAGCGCGCTCAGCCTCGAAAAGGACGGCCAGGCCGACGCCGCTCTGGTCGAACTCCGCCGCGCCGCCGAAGCCCGCCCTGAAGAGGCCAGCATCGCCTATCTGCTGGCCGGGCAACTGGTGCAGATGAAGCGGTTCGACGAAGGGCTGGCCGTACTGAACGGCCCGCTGCTGGCCACCGCCGACCAGGGATTCGAGGTCAACTTCCTGCGCGGCGCCGCCTATGAGGCGCTAGGGCGCAAGGCGGAGGCCGAGGCCGAGCTTTGGGCCGCCCTGCAAAAGCAGCCGAACAATCCGACTGTGCTCAACTACCTCGGCTATCTGTGGGTCGACACCGGCACGCGGGTCGAGCAGGGGGCGGAAATGATCGCCCGCGCCTTCGCCGCCGATCCGTCGGACGGCAATATCCAGGACTCGCTCGGCTGGGCCCAGTATCGCCGAGGCTTGTTCGACCAGGCGGTCGAGAACCTGGAACAGGCCGTGGCCAAGGAGCCTGCCAACGCCGAGATCAACGACCATCTGGGCGACGCCTACTGGGCCGTGGGCCGCCAGCGCGAGGCGGGTTTCCAGTGGAACCGCGTCCTGACCCTGGAGGTCGAGCCCGAGCGCAAGGCCGAGGTGGAAGCCAAGCTGCGCGACAAGCTGGGCCAGGAACCGACCGACGACACCGGCGCGGGCGTCGCGGACTGA
- a CDS encoding electron transfer flavoprotein-ubiquinone oxidoreductase encodes MEYDVVIVGGGPAGLSAAIRLKQRAEKDGKEISVAVLEKSAEIGGHILSGAVIDPKALNELFPDWKERGAPLETPVTTDKFLVLGPAGQASLPMFALPPFMHNHGCYIASLGNVARWLGEQAEALGVEVYPGMAASHVVWDEPSGRVKGVVAGVFGIDREGKPTGDFQPGLELHGKYVFIAEGVRGSLAKTIMARHDLTANSDPQKFGIGLKELWQIPAEKHQPGLVQHTTGWPLDDKTGGGSFLYHFGDRYVSVGFVVHLNYQNPYLSPFDEFQQFKHHPAIAEHLEGGTRISYGARAITEGGFQSVPKLAFPGGALIGCSAGFVNVPRIKGSHNAMKTGMLAADAAYEAVIAGRAGDVLDAYEEAYKTSWVYKELKVVRNAKPMLSKLGTMMGGAVSMFDMWVNHLTGGFSVFGTLRHTKTDAASTGLAKDFKPITYPKPDGKLSFDKLSSVFISNTNHAEDQPAHLKLLDPSVPININLPKYGEPARLYCPAGVYEVLTDEQGQNPRFQINAQNCVHCKTCDIKDPSQNIVWTTPEGGGGPNYPNM; translated from the coding sequence ATGGAATATGACGTCGTCATCGTCGGCGGCGGCCCGGCCGGCCTGTCCGCCGCCATCCGCCTGAAACAGCGCGCCGAGAAGGACGGAAAAGAGATTTCCGTCGCCGTGCTGGAGAAATCCGCCGAGATCGGCGGCCATATCCTGTCGGGCGCCGTGATTGATCCCAAGGCGCTGAACGAGCTTTTCCCCGACTGGAAGGAACGCGGCGCCCCGCTGGAGACCCCGGTCACGACCGACAAGTTCCTGGTGCTGGGCCCGGCGGGGCAGGCTTCGCTGCCGATGTTCGCCCTGCCGCCCTTCATGCACAACCACGGCTGCTACATCGCCTCCCTGGGCAATGTGGCGCGCTGGCTGGGCGAGCAGGCCGAGGCCCTGGGCGTCGAGGTCTATCCCGGCATGGCCGCCAGCCATGTGGTCTGGGATGAACCGTCCGGCCGGGTGAAGGGCGTCGTAGCCGGCGTCTTCGGCATCGACCGCGAAGGCAAGCCGACCGGCGACTTCCAGCCCGGACTGGAATTGCACGGCAAGTATGTCTTCATCGCCGAGGGCGTGCGCGGCTCGCTGGCCAAGACCATCATGGCCCGCCACGATCTGACCGCCAACTCGGACCCGCAGAAGTTCGGCATCGGCCTGAAGGAGCTGTGGCAGATCCCGGCTGAAAAGCACCAGCCGGGCCTGGTCCAGCACACGACCGGCTGGCCGCTGGACGACAAGACCGGCGGCGGGTCCTTCCTGTATCACTTCGGCGACCGCTACGTGTCGGTCGGCTTCGTGGTGCACCTGAACTATCAGAACCCCTATCTGTCGCCGTTCGACGAGTTCCAGCAGTTCAAGCACCACCCGGCCATCGCCGAGCATCTGGAGGGCGGCACGCGCATCTCCTACGGCGCCCGCGCCATCACCGAGGGTGGTTTCCAGTCGGTGCCCAAGCTGGCCTTCCCCGGCGGCGCCCTGATCGGCTGCTCGGCGGGCTTCGTGAACGTGCCGCGCATCAAGGGCAGCCACAACGCCATGAAGACCGGCATGCTGGCCGCCGACGCCGCCTATGAGGCCGTCATCGCGGGCCGCGCGGGCGACGTGCTGGACGCCTATGAAGAGGCCTACAAGACCTCGTGGGTCTACAAGGAACTGAAGGTCGTCCGTAACGCCAAGCCCATGCTGTCCAAGCTGGGCACCATGATGGGCGGGGCGGTCAGCATGTTCGACATGTGGGTCAACCACCTGACCGGCGGCTTCTCGGTCTTTGGCACCTTGCGGCACACCAAGACGGACGCGGCCTCGACCGGTCTGGCCAAGGACTTCAAGCCGATCACCTATCCCAAGCCGGACGGCAAGCTGTCGTTCGACAAGCTGTCGTCGGTCTTCATTTCGAACACCAACCACGCCGAGGATCAGCCGGCCCACCTGAAGCTGCTGGATCCCAGCGTGCCGATCAACATCAACCTGCCCAAGTATGGCGAACCGGCGCGGCTCTACTGCCCGGCGGGCGTCTATGAGGTGCTGACCGACGAGCAGGGCCAGAACCCGCGCTTCCAGATCAACGCCCAGAACTGCGTCCACTGCAAAACCTGCGACATCAAGGACCCGTCGCAGAACATCGTCTGGACCACGCCCGAAGGCGGCGGCGGCCCCAACTATCCGAACATGTAA
- a CDS encoding uracil-DNA glycosylase — translation MTPQPLDIAATEALLAFWRDAGVDACYLDAPVDRTVFVAPPAPQMLQKASATVTALHGGQHGGMSGADAVAEARRLAAAAATMDDLAAAVAAFEGCPLRAMGAKQAVFARGNPKGSILLIGESPGETEDLRGEPFVGQAGQLLDRMLAAAGLADQAFMTNTVFWKPPGNRLPTPQEQAVCAPFLERAFALMQPRAVLLVGAAAAKSVLNTEEGLMKIRGQWRDWRLDDGAAAAPVIVTLHPAFLLRQPQAKRVAWADMLTLAARLDTAQVEPRA, via the coding sequence ATGACGCCCCAGCCCCTTGATATCGCCGCAACCGAAGCCCTGCTCGCCTTCTGGCGTGATGCGGGGGTGGACGCCTGCTATCTGGACGCGCCGGTCGACCGCACCGTCTTCGTCGCCCCGCCCGCCCCCCAGATGCTGCAAAAGGCCTCGGCCACGGTCACGGCCCTGCATGGCGGCCAGCATGGTGGAATGTCCGGCGCCGACGCGGTCGCCGAGGCGCGCCGTCTGGCCGCCGCCGCCGCGACCATGGACGACCTGGCCGCAGCCGTGGCCGCATTCGAGGGCTGCCCGCTGCGGGCCATGGGGGCCAAACAGGCCGTGTTCGCGCGCGGCAATCCCAAGGGCTCCATCCTGCTGATCGGCGAATCGCCTGGCGAGACCGAGGACCTGCGCGGCGAACCCTTCGTCGGCCAGGCGGGGCAACTGCTGGACCGGATGCTGGCGGCGGCGGGTCTGGCCGATCAGGCCTTCATGACCAACACCGTCTTCTGGAAGCCGCCCGGCAACCGCCTGCCGACGCCGCAGGAGCAGGCCGTCTGCGCCCCCTTCCTGGAACGCGCCTTTGCGCTGATGCAGCCCAGGGCCGTGCTCCTGGTCGGGGCGGCGGCGGCGAAATCGGTGCTGAACACCGAGGAAGGCCTGATGAAAATTCGGGGTCAGTGGCGCGACTGGCGGCTGGACGACGGGGCGGCTGCGGCCCCTGTGATTGTCACTCTCCACCCTGCCTTCCTGCTGCGTCAGCCGCAGGCCAAGCGGGTCGCCTGGGCCGACATGCTGACGCTGGCGGCGCGTCTGGATACGGCCCAGGTTGAGCCGCGCGCCTGA
- a CDS encoding lytic transglycosylase domain-containing protein codes for MYLFRRAALAPLLAAALCATLAPAARAADAAGEGAAGGGGTAYVANDTDRTPTALSSSDRLSYTTAFDALRRGDLELARASARQAQDRVLLGQVEFERLFHPTHVAAYDELAAWLESYSDLPMAPRVYTLAMRRIPDGAPEPKRPGNLLERTWASVTGATASDGGVTDPAKAARVALNNDDLTGAYRTGAEIGDWWSAGLAAWRLNEFSNAYRAFERVAQDPTEDPWVRAGAAFWTARAAAQSGRQDKVAENLRLAARWPATFYGQVALRQLGEEPVIENLGPRAYGAATLQRASFTPEPAGVDARELNAFIRSDETARRTVALYEVGRRNEAEEAARTGMRSAGDDGARRLWAGLYRTVAPNRAAQSDAARIDAARYPMPVLEPEGGFTIEKALVYAIARKETDFNANARSGAGAYGMMQVMPATAAYMTGDQSYVRSPERLFVPAVNLKLGQDYVNRLFQIESFQGDLLKAVASYNAGPGPMLAAVRKLGPDADPLLLIETIDVPQAREYVEKVVAAYWIYQRMLGAPLKTLDAVASGARAVPIRLDYVAPPPVAPMQVAEAAPLAGTR; via the coding sequence ATGTACCTTTTCCGCCGCGCGGCTCTCGCGCCTCTCCTTGCCGCTGCGCTCTGCGCCACGCTTGCGCCCGCCGCGCGGGCGGCTGACGCGGCGGGCGAGGGCGCAGCAGGCGGAGGCGGGACGGCCTATGTCGCGAATGACACTGATCGAACGCCCACGGCCCTGAGCAGTTCCGATCGGCTCAGCTACACCACCGCCTTTGACGCCCTGCGCCGCGGCGATCTGGAGTTGGCCCGCGCCTCGGCGCGTCAGGCCCAGGATCGCGTCCTGCTGGGTCAGGTCGAGTTCGAGCGCCTGTTCCACCCCACCCATGTTGCGGCCTATGACGAGTTGGCGGCCTGGCTGGAGTCCTATTCCGACCTGCCGATGGCGCCGCGCGTCTATACCCTGGCCATGCGCCGCATCCCCGACGGCGCGCCGGAGCCGAAACGACCGGGCAATCTGCTGGAACGCACCTGGGCCAGCGTCACCGGCGCGACCGCGAGCGACGGCGGCGTCACCGATCCAGCCAAGGCCGCCCGCGTAGCGCTGAACAATGATGATCTGACCGGCGCCTATCGCACCGGGGCCGAGATCGGCGACTGGTGGAGCGCAGGCCTGGCCGCCTGGCGGCTGAACGAATTCTCCAACGCCTATCGCGCCTTCGAGCGCGTGGCTCAGGACCCGACCGAAGACCCCTGGGTCCGCGCCGGCGCCGCCTTCTGGACCGCCCGCGCCGCCGCCCAGTCGGGCCGTCAGGACAAGGTGGCCGAAAACCTGCGCCTGGCCGCGCGCTGGCCCGCCACCTTCTATGGCCAGGTCGCCCTGCGCCAACTGGGCGAGGAGCCGGTGATCGAGAATCTGGGCCCGCGCGCCTATGGCGCGGCGACGCTGCAACGCGCCAGCTTTACGCCCGAGCCGGCCGGCGTGGACGCCCGCGAACTGAACGCCTTCATCCGCTCGGACGAGACGGCGCGCCGCACGGTGGCCCTCTATGAGGTCGGCCGTCGCAACGAAGCCGAGGAAGCCGCCCGCACCGGCATGCGCTCAGCCGGCGACGACGGCGCGCGGCGCCTGTGGGCCGGCCTCTATCGCACCGTGGCTCCGAACCGCGCGGCCCAGTCGGACGCCGCCCGTATCGACGCCGCGCGCTATCCCATGCCGGTTCTGGAGCCCGAGGGCGGCTTCACTATCGAAAAGGCGCTGGTCTATGCGATCGCGCGCAAGGAAACCGACTTCAACGCCAACGCCCGTTCCGGGGCCGGCGCCTATGGCATGATGCAGGTCATGCCGGCGACCGCCGCCTATATGACCGGCGACCAGTCCTATGTGCGCAGCCCCGAGCGGCTATTCGTTCCGGCCGTCAATCTGAAGCTGGGTCAGGACTATGTGAACCGCCTGTTCCAGATCGAGTCCTTCCAGGGCGATCTGCTGAAGGCCGTGGCCTCCTACAACGCCGGGCCGGGCCCGATGCTGGCGGCGGTGCGCAAGCTGGGGCCGGACGCCGATCCCCTGCTGCTGATCGAGACCATCGACGTGCCGCAGGCCCGCGAATACGTGGAAAAGGTCGTGGCGGCCTACTGGATCTATCAGCGGATGCTGGGCGCGCCGTTGAAGACGCTGGACGCGGTGGCCTCAGGCGCCAGGGCCGTGCCGATCCGACTGGACTATGTGGCCCCGCCGCCGGTCGCGCCGATGCAGGTGGCCGAGGCCGCCCCGCTCGCGGGAACCCGCTAG
- a CDS encoding glutathione S-transferase, which produces MELIIGPRLYSTWSLRPGLVLKRAGAVFTTREVSYRTEAQQAELRRLSPSGFVPLLKVDGETIWDSLSISEWAAERYPEAHLWPVDPAARALARSATAEMHSGFQALRTLCGTGPDHPMAGEARSPALSDPALDRDLARLVDLWRQMRARFGAGGAWLFGDWSIADAFFSPVAARVRHYQIDLAAQGDTDGVARAYVEALLKQPDFQEWERQALANAA; this is translated from the coding sequence ATGGAACTGATCATCGGACCGCGTCTCTATTCCACCTGGTCGTTGAGGCCCGGGCTGGTGCTGAAACGGGCGGGGGCCGTGTTCACGACCCGCGAGGTCTCCTATCGCACCGAGGCGCAGCAGGCCGAGCTGCGCCGCCTCTCGCCCTCGGGCTTCGTGCCCCTGCTCAAGGTCGACGGCGAGACGATCTGGGACAGCCTGTCGATCAGCGAATGGGCGGCGGAGCGTTATCCCGAGGCGCATCTGTGGCCGGTCGATCCCGCCGCGCGGGCCCTGGCCCGTTCGGCGACGGCGGAGATGCACTCCGGCTTTCAGGCTTTGCGGACCCTGTGCGGGACCGGGCCGGATCATCCGATGGCGGGCGAGGCGCGGTCGCCAGCGCTGTCCGATCCGGCGCTGGATCGCGACCTGGCGCGGCTGGTCGATCTGTGGCGTCAGATGCGCGCCCGCTTCGGCGCGGGCGGCGCCTGGCTGTTCGGCGACTGGTCGATCGCTGACGCCTTCTTCAGCCCGGTCGCGGCGCGGGTGCGGCACTATCAGATCGATCTGGCGGCGCAGGGCGACACGGACGGCGTGGCGCGCGCCTATGTCGAGGCCCTGCTGAAACAACCTGATTTTCAGGAATGGGAGCGTCAGGCCCTGGCTAACGCCGCTTAA
- a CDS encoding multidrug efflux SMR transporter — MAWILLLFAGLFEIVWAFLMKASDGFSKPWQTVGAIVFMIVSFGLLSMAMKTLPLGTAYVIWTGIGAVGAFVVGIAVLGEPITPMRIAGAVLILAGLVVLKLSSSH; from the coding sequence ATGGCCTGGATTCTTCTTCTTTTCGCCGGTCTGTTCGAGATCGTCTGGGCCTTCCTGATGAAGGCGTCGGACGGGTTTTCGAAGCCGTGGCAGACGGTCGGCGCCATCGTCTTCATGATCGTCAGCTTCGGCTTGTTGTCGATGGCGATGAAGACCCTGCCGCTGGGCACGGCCTATGTGATCTGGACCGGCATCGGCGCGGTCGGCGCCTTCGTCGTCGGCATCGCGGTGCTGGGCGAACCCATCACCCCCATGCGGATCGCGGGCGCGGTCCTGATCCTCGCGGGTCTAGTTGTGCTGAAGCTGTCCTCAAGCCATTGA
- the purB gene encoding adenylosuccinate lyase, protein MITRYTRPEAVAIWSQETKYKIWFEIEAHAATKMAELGVIPKESAEAIWAKGKDVTFDADRIDEIERTTKHDVIAFLTHVSEIVGEEARFLHQGMTSSDVLDTCFAVQLARSTDLLLGGVDRVLAALEVRAKEHKYTPTVGRSHGIHAEPVTFGLKLAGYHAEFQRAKRRLIAAREEIATCAISGAVGTFANVDPAVEQYVADQMGLAVEPVSTQVIPRDRHAAYFAALGVVASSIERLAVEIRHLQRTEVLEAEEFFDKGQKGSSAMPHKRNPILTENLTGLARLVRSAVTPAMENVALWHERDISHSSVERGIGPDATVHLDFALHRLAGVIERLNVYPENMQKNIDRLGGLVHSQRVMLALTQAGVSREDAYAAVQENAMKVWRGEGAFLDFLKADARVTLPHDQLEALFDLGYHTKNVDVVFKRVFGEG, encoded by the coding sequence ATGATCACGCGCTATACCCGCCCCGAAGCCGTCGCCATCTGGTCGCAAGAGACCAAGTACAAGATCTGGTTCGAGATCGAGGCCCACGCCGCCACCAAGATGGCGGAACTGGGCGTGATTCCGAAGGAGTCCGCCGAGGCCATCTGGGCCAAGGGCAAGGACGTGACCTTCGATGCCGACCGCATCGACGAGATCGAGCGCACCACCAAGCACGACGTCATCGCCTTCCTGACCCATGTGTCGGAAATCGTCGGCGAGGAAGCCCGCTTCCTGCACCAGGGCATGACCTCGTCGGACGTGCTGGACACCTGTTTCGCGGTGCAACTGGCGCGCTCGACCGACCTGCTGCTAGGCGGCGTCGACCGCGTCCTGGCCGCGCTGGAAGTCCGCGCCAAGGAACACAAATACACCCCGACCGTCGGTCGCTCGCACGGCATCCACGCCGAGCCGGTGACCTTCGGCCTGAAGCTGGCCGGCTATCATGCCGAGTTCCAACGCGCCAAGCGCCGCCTGATCGCCGCCCGTGAAGAGATCGCCACCTGCGCCATCTCGGGCGCCGTCGGCACCTTCGCCAACGTCGATCCGGCGGTTGAGCAATACGTCGCCGACCAGATGGGTCTGGCCGTCGAACCCGTCTCGACCCAGGTCATCCCGCGCGACCGTCACGCCGCCTACTTCGCCGCCCTGGGCGTGGTCGCCTCGTCGATCGAGCGTCTGGCCGTGGAAATCCGCCACCTGCAGCGCACCGAAGTCCTCGAAGCCGAGGAGTTCTTCGACAAGGGCCAGAAGGGCTCGTCGGCCATGCCGCACAAGCGCAACCCGATCCTGACCGAGAACCTGACCGGCCTGGCCCGCCTGGTCCGCTCGGCCGTGACGCCGGCGATGGAGAACGTCGCCCTGTGGCACGAGCGCGACATCAGCCACTCCTCGGTCGAGCGCGGCATCGGCCCTGATGCGACGGTCCACCTGGACTTCGCCCTGCACCGTCTGGCGGGCGTGATCGAGCGCCTGAACGTCTATCCTGAGAACATGCAGAAGAACATCGACCGCCTGGGCGGCCTGGTGCACTCGCAACGGGTCATGCTGGCCCTGACCCAGGCCGGCGTGTCGCGCGAAGACGCCTATGCGGCGGTTCAGGAGAACGCCATGAAGGTCTGGCGCGGTGAAGGCGCCTTCCTCGACTTCCTCAAGGCCGACGCCCGCGTCACCCTGCCCCACGACCAGTTGGAAGCCCTGTTCGACCTCGGCTACCACACCAAGAACGTCGACGTGGTGTTCAAGCGGGTTTTCGGCGAGGGTTGA
- a CDS encoding DNA-deoxyinosine glycosylase — MGRSVGFAPVVDARTRVLILGSLPGDASLKAAQYYAHPRNGFWPLIGGLLGEDLPALAYDARLDRLKARGVGLWDVIASAQRSGSLDAAIRSPEAADLRGLAASLPELRAVAFNGGLAAKLGRRILADLPDPDRIALIDLPSSSPAHAISLSAKAESWAILSDFLPE, encoded by the coding sequence ATTGGGCGGTCCGTCGGTTTCGCCCCTGTCGTCGACGCCCGCACCCGCGTCCTGATCCTGGGCAGCCTACCGGGCGACGCCTCGCTGAAGGCGGCCCAGTATTACGCCCATCCGCGCAACGGCTTCTGGCCGCTGATCGGGGGCCTGCTGGGCGAGGACCTGCCCGCCCTTGCCTATGACGCGCGGCTGGATCGCCTGAAGGCGCGCGGCGTCGGACTATGGGACGTGATCGCCTCGGCGCAGCGTTCGGGCAGTCTGGACGCCGCCATCCGCTCGCCCGAGGCCGCCGACCTGCGGGGTCTGGCGGCAAGTCTCCCGGAACTGCGCGCTGTCGCCTTCAACGGCGGGCTGGCGGCGAAGCTGGGGCGGCGCATTCTGGCCGATCTGCCTGATCCGGACCGGATCGCCCTGATCGACCTGCCGTCCTCCAGCCCGGCGCACGCAATATCCTTGTCGGCAAAGGCGGAAAGCTGGGCCATACTGAGCGACTTTCTTCCCGAATAA
- the purU gene encoding formyltetrahydrofolate deformylase: MILTLSCPDRHGIVAAVSAFLLERDANISDAQQFGDALSGYFFMRVVFEPLEGDAEAAIRAAFTPLAQRFDMDWTLRGSEPRKVMILTSRFDHCLADLLYRWRIDELPMQVTAIVSNHARDMIGHVDLGDLPFHHLPMSGDKAAQEAQLLALIEATGTELVVLARYMQILSDDLTARLAGRCINIHHSFLPGFKGAKPYHQAHARGVKVIGATAHYVTADLDEGPIIEQDVERISHRDTPADLIRKGRDIERRVLARAVSHHLHDRILMHDGKTVVFAD; encoded by the coding sequence ATGATTCTGACCCTGTCCTGTCCCGACCGCCACGGCATCGTGGCGGCCGTCTCCGCCTTTCTGCTGGAACGCGACGCCAATATTTCCGACGCCCAGCAGTTCGGCGACGCGCTGAGCGGCTACTTCTTCATGCGCGTGGTGTTCGAGCCGCTGGAAGGCGACGCCGAGGCCGCCATCCGCGCCGCCTTCACGCCGCTGGCCCAGCGGTTCGACATGGACTGGACCCTGCGCGGATCGGAGCCGCGCAAGGTGATGATCCTGACCTCGCGGTTTGATCACTGTCTGGCGGACCTCTTGTATCGCTGGCGCATCGACGAACTGCCGATGCAGGTGACGGCCATCGTCTCCAACCACGCGCGCGACATGATCGGCCACGTCGATCTGGGCGACCTGCCCTTCCACCACCTGCCCATGAGCGGCGACAAGGCGGCGCAGGAGGCCCAGCTTCTGGCCCTGATCGAGGCGACGGGCACGGAGCTGGTGGTGCTGGCGCGCTATATGCAGATCCTGTCGGACGACCTGACGGCGCGGCTGGCGGGGCGCTGCATCAACATCCACCACTCCTTCCTGCCAGGCTTCAAGGGGGCCAAGCCCTATCATCAGGCCCATGCGCGCGGGGTGAAGGTGATCGGCGCCACGGCCCACTATGTCACCGCCGACCTGGACGAAGGCCCCATCATCGAACAGGACGTGGAGCGCATCAGCCACCGCGACACCCCCGCCGACCTGATCCGCAAGGGCCGGGACATCGAACGCCGCGTCCTGGCGCGAGCGGTGTCGCACCATCTGCACGACCGCATCCTGATGCACGACGGCAAGACCGTGGTCTTCGCCGACTAG
- a CDS encoding fasciclin domain-containing protein has product MKMIRTASFATVSAAALLTLAACGNNETKVEKAPADAMPAEPAAMAPATTEPMVGGVAMNPADNIVTNAAKAPNLTTLVAAVQAAGLAATLQGPGPFTVFAPDNAAFEKIPAATREGLMKPAEKAALTKILTYHVVPGRLTAADIAAEAQKGGGTATLTAVQGEKLMVKDAGGGKWTITDAKGGTSTITQADVGQSNGVVHVIDTVLMPK; this is encoded by the coding sequence ATGAAGATGATCCGTACCGCCAGCTTCGCCACCGTATCCGCCGCCGCCCTGCTGACGCTGGCCGCCTGCGGCAACAATGAAACCAAGGTGGAGAAGGCGCCGGCTGACGCCATGCCCGCCGAACCGGCCGCCATGGCGCCCGCGACCACCGAGCCCATGGTCGGCGGCGTGGCCATGAACCCGGCCGACAACATCGTCACCAACGCCGCCAAGGCTCCGAACCTGACCACCCTGGTCGCCGCGGTTCAGGCGGCTGGCCTGGCCGCCACCCTGCAAGGTCCCGGCCCCTTTACCGTCTTCGCCCCTGACAACGCCGCCTTCGAGAAGATTCCGGCCGCCACGCGCGAAGGCCTGATGAAGCCGGCTGAAAAGGCCGCCCTGACCAAGATCCTCACCTATCATGTCGTGCCCGGCCGCCTGACCGCCGCCGACATCGCCGCCGAGGCCCAGAAGGGCGGCGGCACCGCCACCCTGACCGCGGTTCAGGGCGAGAAGTTGATGGTCAAGGACGCTGGCGGCGGCAAGTGGACCATCACCGACGCCAAGGGCGGCACCTCGACCATCACCCAGGCCGATGTCGGCCAGTCGAACGGCGTGGTCCACGTCATCGACACGGTGCTGATGCCGAAATAA
- a CDS encoding DUF1476 domain-containing protein — translation MTTFDDREKGYESKYALDQEQEFKAIARRNKMLGLWAAEKMGLSADSAEQYAAAVVRADFEQPGEEDVFRKVAGDFKGSGLTVSEGELRSKMDELASIAREQIRAGE, via the coding sequence ATGACGACCTTTGACGATCGGGAAAAGGGCTACGAGTCCAAATACGCCCTCGATCAGGAACAAGAGTTCAAGGCCATCGCGCGTCGCAACAAGATGCTGGGCCTGTGGGCGGCTGAGAAGATGGGCCTGTCGGCCGACAGCGCCGAGCAATACGCCGCCGCCGTGGTGCGCGCCGACTTCGAGCAACCGGGCGAAGAAGACGTCTTCCGCAAGGTCGCCGGCGACTTCAAGGGCTCGGGCCTGACCGTGTCCGAGGGCGAACTGCGCTCCAAGATGGATGAACTGGCCTCTATCGCCCGCGAACAGATCCGCGCCGGCGAATAG